One window of the Daphnia pulex isolate KAP4 chromosome 8, ASM2113471v1 genome contains the following:
- the LOC124200610 gene encoding paraneoplastic antigen Ma6E-like, with protein MDIEENPRSGINRLIFITFYDHDAVRMALTTQPLILNGENMKVLPWMVMGAAGVGGGGDNGEAGAAGGHAEAGAAGEVGEVDAAGGVVEAGAAGGVGEVGAAGEIGRSVGGAVDRRIARGGGGVGANRR; from the exons atggaTATAGAGGAAAACCCTCGTTCGGGAATTAAtcgtttgattttcattaccTTTTACGACCACGATGCAGTTAGGATGGCCTTAACG ACTCAACCTCTCATTCTAAACGGCGAAAACATGAAGGTATTGCCATGGATGGTGATGGGAGCTGCAG GCGTTGGTGGTGGCGGAGACAATGGCGAAGCCGGTGCCGCTGGAGGCCATGCCGAAGCTGGTGCCGCTGGAGAGGTTGGTGAGGTTGATGCAGCTGGAGGCGTTGTTGAAGCTGGTGCCGCTGGAGGGGTCGGCGAGGTTGGTGCCGCTGGAGAAATTGGCCGAAGCGTTGGCGGAGCTGTTGACCGCCGCATTGCCCGAGGCGGTGGTGGAGTCGGTGCCAACCGCCGCTAG